The Arthrobacter sp. OAP107 DNA segment CGCCGCGCTCCACCAGGACCGTGTGGCCGTGGGTGCGGAATTCGTGAACCCCGGCGGCCGTGATGGCGACGCGGAATTCGTTGTTCTTGATCTCTTTGGGGACACCGATGATCATTTTATGGGCTCCAGATTCGATGGCTGCAAGGCCGGAATGTGTGGGGGAAGTTGTGATTCCAGAATAGATCCGGCTGTGAGGCGCACTACAGGAACCGGCCGCCTCCGCCGGAGCAAAACCGCGTATTTCCGGGGTTTCTCGCCGCCGTGGTTCGACTAATGTCGACCGCCGGGGCGTCAGGTGTCGCCTGATGTCCGTTCGCCCCAGGCACTCCGGCGGACGTAGTCTGTCAGCATGCAGCAGGATGTTGAACAGCTCGTGGAACGGGTGGCCCTCAAGCTGGGCCGCGGGCTTTCACTGGAAGACCTCGACGGACTTTTGCTCGCCTACAGCTCCAACCAGTCGCACGCGGACCGGGTCCGGGTGAACTTCCTGCTGAGCAAGCGGGTGCCGCTGGACGTCAAAAACTGGCAGCTCTCTCACGGCATCGCCACCGCGGTCCGGCCCGTGGTGGTACCCGCCAACGATGATCTCGGGATGCTTGGGCGCGTCTGCGTCCCGCTGCTGGTCCGCGGGTTCCGGGTGGGCTACCTGTGGGTGCAGCTGGACGTTGAGGACCAAAGTGCGACGGCGATCCTCGCCGAACTGCCCGGCGTCCGGGACGATCTGGATGTGCTCTCCGGACTGCTGCTGGACTCCAACACCGCCGAGTCCGAGTTCCGGCGCAGCCGCGAACGGGAGTTCCTGGCAGCCTGTGCCGGGGAAGCCAACGCCGTGGCCGCCGTGGCGGGTTGGAAGGAAGTGCAGGACCGCGGGCCCTGGCAGCTGGTGACGGTCCTCGACGCGGATGGCTGGATGGCCGGTCCGGATCCGATCGCCTCGACGCTCATCCACCGCGCCGCGGCGCTGCAGGCCACCATCGGCGTGGACGCCGTCCTGTTCAGCGCCGGCGCGGAGACCCATTCGGTGGTTCTCTTCCGCGAGTCCACGGGCCGCGCCAGCCAGGCGCAGGTCCTGGTGCACTACCAGCTGGAGCTCGCCAAGCGTTCCGGCAGGTCCGTGGAGCGGATCATCCTGGGGACCAGTGAGGGATTCGGCCGCATCAAAGATCTGGCCGAGGCGTACCGGCAGTCCAAGGTGGCCGCCCTGGCAGCCGCAGTGGATCCGCGGCTCGGCGAGCTGGTGGACTGCCGCGCCACGGGCGTTTATCAGCTCCTGGCATCGGCAGGCGGCGGCGCGGGGGTCTGGAGCGATGCAAGTTCGGTGAATTTCCGGGCCCTTGAGGACCATGACCGGAACGGGGAGCTGCTGCCCGTACTGGAACTGCTGTACGACAATGATGGTTCGGTCCAGGACGTTGCCGAAAAACTGCACCTGCACCGCAGCAGCATCTACAACCGGCTGGGCCGCATCCGCCAGTTGCTGGGCGTGGATCCGCTCAAGGGGATGGTGCGCTTAGAGCTGCACGCGGCCCTGAAAGCGCGGCGCTGGGCATCAAGGCCAAGAATTTAGTAAGCGGCTATGCGGCTGTGCCCTCGCCGCTGGGCAGCTGCTCGGCCGCACGGTCGGCGGCCAGTTCGGAGGCCCGTTCGGTGGTCCACTCGGCAGGCCGCTCTGCTGCCCGTTCCGGCGCGGCGCCCTCGGGAGGGTGCTGCGGGAGCCCCTGGAGCCGGGTGCCGAGCTTGGCCACGCGGCTCTGGACCCACAGGGAAACTGCCACGAAGACCACACAGCTGGAGGTAAAGACGGCGGTGTTGTTCAGGCCCATGATCATTCCGAGGGCAGCCGCCACACCCATTGCGACGATGCCCGCCACGATGTGCAACCCCCTGAATCTCACCACGAATAAAGAGTAACCCTGCGCGCCAGCCGGAAGCCCGGGTTCCGGTGGATCGTTGCTTGATCCTTATCACCCCGTCATTTTCGCGGGGAGACTAGTCCCGGAGGGTGAGGTTGGGCCCCAGCAGAACCACCACCGGCTCGCGGAGCGAAATCAACGTACGGACCAACGGCCACGGGGAAGTTGGCTAGTTCCTGCTTCAGGTACAGGAATTCGCTGCGAGGCTCTTCCGATTACCTCAGTCTTTGCACGTTAACGTTTGGACCAGTGCCGGACCCGGCTTTACTTCCGGTTTTCGGCGTCGGAAGCCCCGGCAGCGTCAGCTGCCCGCCTGCTTCTTTTTCTGCCCTTCCAGCCAGCTCATGATGGCAGCCAGCCGGATGCGGCGGTGCGTGCCGCGGTATTCCACCGGGATCTCACCCCGGTCCGTCATGTTCCGTAGGTAGGTGTGGGAGATTCCGGCCAGTTCGGCCGCCTGGGAGGTGGTCAGCATTTCCTCCACGCTGCTCACGGTCACCGCTTCGCCGCGGCTGAACCGTGCCAGAAGGTCGACGACGGCGTCCCTCGCCTGGGGCGGGAGGCGGTGGACGGTCCCGTCAACGAACACGGTAATGTCAGTTCCGCCGTCGAGCGCGCGCTGCAGCGCCAGCGCGTCGTCGGCAGGAAGGGCGGGCGCCACCCTGGGAGCAATCAGAGCCATGGCAGAAGCCTAACCGCTGCGGAACCGTCGGTTGGATATGCTCGGCGGATGAGACTTGCCGGTGGAACAGCAGTGACGGCGAACGGCCTGACGGGCCGCTTGTATTCCGCAAACGTGCCTGCGGCCACGGGGCAGCCGGCCTACGTGCTGCTCCACGGCATCGGCGTATCCCACCGCTACCTCGCCGGATTGCACATGGAACTGGCCCGCCCGGAAGGACAGAACGAGCCGCCCGAAGAACAGTACCGGCCGGCGGAGGGCGTCGAGGCGGGTGCCGCCGTCTACTCTTTCGACCTGCCGGGTTTCGGCGGCACGCCGCGCCCGGGGCGCCAGGTGACCGTCGAGGACTATGCGGCCTTCGTCGCCGCGGTACTGGAGGAGCGTGGCGTGGCGTCCTGCATTGTGGTGGGCCATTCCATGGGCGCGCAGTTTGCGGTGGAGCTGGCACTTCAGGCGCCCGGGCTGGTGGCCCGGACAGTGCTTATGGGTCCTGTGGTGGATCCCGCCCGCAGGAGTGCCGCCTGGCACGCGCTGGCGCTCACCCGGGATGCCCTGTTCAGCGAGCCGCCCAGCGCCAACGCCGTGGTCTTCACCGACTATTTCCGGGCGGGGATGCGGTGGTATGTGACCGAACTGCCCGTGATGATGGAGTACCCGCTCGATACCCGGATCCGGGGTGTTGCGCAGCCGGTGCTCGTGCTCCGCGGCGGAAGGGATCCGATTGCGCGCCGGCCGTGGTGCGAACAGCTCGCTGCGCAGGCACCGGACGGGGCGTTTGCCGAGGTGCGCGGACGCGGGCACGTGGTTCAGGAGACCGCTACCGAAGATGTTGCCCGGATTATCCGGAGTTGGGCCGGCACCGCTGCCGAGGGCTCGGCGGCGGCAGGCGGATCGACGGCCTGAAACCCAAAAAGCAGGCGGGCATCCGGAACTCCGGATGCCCGCCTGACTTTGCGGGTTACAGTCCGAGTTCTTCCAGGACGGGCAGCTTCTCCCGGACCCAGGCCCGGGCTTCCACGGCGCTGGGCGCGGACAGTGCCAGCTTGGCCAGTTCCTGGGCCTCTGCGAGCGTGACGGTCTTCAGCACGGCGGCCACCGCCGCCAGCGACCGGGCGGTCATGGACAGTGTGGTGACGCCCAGGCCTGTCAGCACGACGGCGAGGGCCGGGTCCGCCGCGGCCTCTCCGCAGACGCCCACCGGCTTGTTGTGCCCCTCTGCCCTGGATCCCTCGACGGTCAGGCCCACGAGGCGCAGCACGGCAGGCTGCCACGGGGTGTTCAGGCCGGCGAGCGGACCCAGCTGGCGGTCGGCGGCCATGGCGTACTGGGTGAGGTCGTTGGTTCCCAGGCTGGCGAACGCCACTTCGCGCAGGATGGTGTCGGCAGTGAGGGCGGCGGAGGGAACCTCCACCATCACGCCTGGCGTCTTAATGCCGGCCTCGGCACACATGGTGGCGAAACGGGCGGCCTCCTCCGCCGTCGAAATCATCGGAGCCATGACCCACACGTCGGCCTCCGACTCCTTTTCGGCCTTCGCGATCGCCTCCAGCTGCCGGTCCAGGACGCCGGGGGTGGTGAAGTCGGTGCGGTAGCCGCGCACACCCAGGGCAGGGTTGGGTTCGGTGGAGTCGGTGAGGAAGGGAAGCGGCTTGTCGGCGCCGGCGTCCAGGGTGCGGAGCACCACCTTCTTGCCGGGGAAGGCATCGAAAACGCCCTTGTACGCTGCGGCCTGTTCCTCGACGGTGGGCTCGGTGTCACGTTCCAGGAAGCAGAACTCGGTGCGGAACAGTCCCACGCCCTGGGCCCCGAGCTTGGCCGCGGCCTGGGCGTCTTTGGCGCCGCCCACGTTGGCGAGGAGGGGCACCAGGTGACCGTCCGCCGTCGAACCCGTCCCGCTGAATTCGGCCAGGAGGGACGCCGTGGCGGCCCAGGCCTCGGCGGTTGCGCGCAGTGAGTCGTCCGGATTGGCCGTGATGGAACCGGCGGCACCGTCGACGTACACCTCCGTACCGTCCGGGAGTTCGTCCACGCCGATGGCGGCCACGACGGCGGGAAGGCCGAGTGAGCGCGCGATGATCGCGGTGTGGGACTGCGGACCGCCGCCGGCGGTCACCAGGGCGAGGACCTTGTTGGGATCGAGGGTGGCAGTGTCGGCAGGGGCCAGGTCCTCGGCCACCAGGATGAAGGGTTCGTTGGACGACGGGATCCCCGGGGCGGGCACACCGCGGAGTTCGGCCACGATGCGGGCACGGACATCCAGGACGTCGGTGGCGCGTTCCGCCATGTAGCCGCCCAGGTTGTGCAGCATTTCCGAAACCGACGAGCCGGATTCCCAGATGGCCCGCTGCGGCGAGGTGCCGCGTGCGATCAGCTTCGCGGCGCCCTTGATCAGCATGGTGTCCTTGGCCATCAGGGCCGTGGCTTCCAGGACGGCCTTGCCATCACCGGTGGCGTGGTCCGCGCGGGCGCGCAGCTCATCGTGGACGGCCCCCGCTGCAGCCTTCAGTGCTGCCGTGGCATCTTCGGGTGTGGTGCCGGCAGCCAGCTGTTCGCCGGCCGGAGGTTCGCTGATGGGCTTGGGCATCTGGCGGATCGTGCCGATGATGCGGCCGGGGCTGACGCCTACTCCTGGGAAGTTCTGCACTGAAGGTCCTCGTTCTCTGCCGGTAGCCAGGCCCGCCGGTATCTGCCCGGGCGGGAGCCCGGAAGCCCGGAACGGCTACGTCCGAAGCTGCTTTGCGGTGCCTGAAAAAAATTGTATGTGATTCAGTTCATATAGCGTTGCTATAGGTGCTAGGGTAGCGGTTATGAGTTTCGATGGCCAGCTTCCGCCCAAAATGCGGCTGTTGCGTGCGGCAGCCGAATTGCTGGCCAAGTCCGCGGGGGCGGCTGTTTCCACCCGCCAGATCACTCAGCTGGCGGGCGTCACGGCGCCCACCCTCTATCACCATTTCGGTGACAAGGAGGGCCTGTTTGACGCAGTTGTCGCCGCAGGCTTCGAGGAATATGTGGCCGGCGAGCGGGACTTCGCCCCGTCCGGACAGCCGCTGGTGGATATCCGGCGGATGTGGGACAACCACGTGCAGTTCGGGCTCAACCAGCCCGAGCTCTATCTGGTCATGTTCGGTAATATCCGCCCCGAGAGCCGCCCGGCCATCGTCGCCGATGCGGAGGGCCTCCTGGAGGAAATGCTGAACAAGGCCGCTGCGGCCGGACAGCTGAACGTCCAGCCACGGGAAGCTGCCAGGAGCATCCTGGCTGCCAACGTGGGCGTGACGCTCATGCTGATCGCAGAACCGGCGGCCGAGCGGAACCTGGAGCTGTCCACCATGACCCGGGACGCCATGATCTTTGCGGTGTCCAGGGAGCAGGGGCGGGACGCAGCAACGGAGGACTCCGGGAAGTCATCGGTGGTGGTGGCTGCCATTGCGCTGAACGCAGCGCTGCAGGCATCCCACTCGGACCAGCTCACCAGTTCGGAACTCAAGCTTTTTCTCGAATGGCTCCACCGGATCTCCACCAGTTCCACCGGCTAGACGAAACTATCGGACCATCCTGCGGTGCCGCAGGGACCACGTTAGGAAATCACATGGCAACAGAGACAGTTGCAAAACCCAAAACCAGTGCGCGGGTGCACGTCCAGAGGTTCGGGACGTTCCTGTCCGGCATGATCATGCCCAACATCGGCGCCTTTATCGCCTGGGGGCTCATTACAGCCCTCTTCATCGAGAAGGGCTGGATCCCTGTCCCCGCCCTGGGCGGGTTCGGCACCAACGCCGCGGGCACGCCGAACGTAGGACTCGTCGGCCCCATGATCACCTACCTGCTGCCCCTCCTGATTGGTTATACCGGCGGCAAGATGGTCTATGACGTCCGGGGTGGCGTCGTGGGCGCCATCGGCACCATGGGCGTGATCGTGGGCGCAGGCATCCCGATGTTCATCGGCGCCATGATCATGGGCCCGCTGGGCGGCTGGACCATGAAGCATCTGGACGCGATCTGGCACGGCAAGATCCGTCCCGGCTTCGAGATGCTGGTGAACAACTTCTCCGCCGGTATCTGGGGCGGCCTGCTGGCCCTGCTCGGCTTCTACGGCATCTCACCGCTGGTGACGGCGTTCAGCACGGCCGCCGGCAACTTCGTCCAGTTCCTGGTGAGCAACGGCCTGCTTCCGCTGACATCCATCTTCATCGAACCGGCGAAGGTCCTCTTCCTGAACAACGCCATCAACCACGGCGTGCTGACCCCGCTGGGCGTCCAGCAGTCCCTGGAGCAGGGCAAGTCCATCCTGTTCCTGCTGGAGGCCAACCCCGGTCCGGGCTTCGGCATCCTGCTGGCCTACATGTTCTTTGGCCGCGGCGCGGCGAAGGCTTCTGCTCCCGGCGCTGCCATCATCCAGTTCCTCGGCGGCATCCACGAGATCTACTTCCCGTACGTCCTGATGCGCCCGCTGCTGATTCTGGCCGCGATCGCCGGCGGCATGACCGGCATCGCCACCCTTGCCGTCACGGGCGCGGGCCTTGTTGCGCCAGCCGCCCCGGGGTCCATCTTCGCGGTGTTCGCCCAGACCGCCCGTGACAGCTATCTCGGCGTGGCTCTCTCGGTGCTGCTCGCCGCCACCGTTTCCTTCCTCGTCGCCTCGGTGATCCTGCGGACCACCAAGCACAGTGACGAGGACGACCTCAGCGCAGCCACCAGCCGGATGGAGGAAATGAAGGGCAAGAAGAGTTCTGTTGCCTCCACCCTCACCGGGGCCGGCACCGGAGGCGGCGTGGGCGTCCTGACCGGTCCCATCAGGAACATCGTGTTCGCGTGCGACGCCGGCATGGGCTCCAGCGCCATGGGCGCCTCCGTGCTGCGCAACAAAATTAAGGCGGCCGGGTTCTCCGAGGTCAACGTCACCAACGCGTCCATCGCCAACCTCAACGACACCTACGACGTTGTGGTCACGCACCAGGATCTGACCGAGCGTGCCAAGCCCGCCACGGCCAGCGCCGTCCATGTCTCCGTGGACAACTTCATGAACAGCCCGCGCTACGACGAGATCGTGGAGTTGGTCGAGCGCAGCAACGCTGACGGAACGGCGGCTCCTGCCGCCGGGGCGGCCACGGCCGCAGCCCCCGGCGTGCCCACCGCCGCAGCCGGGACCACCGGGGCGGGCGCCACCGCCGAAACTGCCGCTGAGCCCGAAACGGTCGCAGCGCCGTCGGACATCCTGGTGCCGGAGAGCGTGGTCCTGACCGGCTCAGCGTCTACCCGGGACGCCGCGATCGACGAGGCGGGCCAGCTGCTGCTGGCGCGCGGGGCGGTGGACGAGGATTACATCCGCGCCATGCACGAGCGCGAGGAGTCTGTCTCCACGTACATGGGCAGCTTCCTGGCCATCCCGCACGGCACCAACGCCGCCAAGGACCACATCCGGAAGTCGGCCGTATCGGTGATCCGCTACCCCCAAGGCATCGACTGGAACGGCAAGCAGGTCAAGTTCGTGGTGGGCGTGGCCGGTGTAAACAACGAGCACCTGCACATCCTGTCCTCGATCGCCAAGGTCTTCACGAACAAGGCGCAGGTGGCGCAGCTTGAGGCGGCGACATCCGTGGAGGAAGTTCTGGAACTGTTCGGAAAGGTCAACGCATAGTGAAGGCTGTACATTTTGGGGCCGGCAACATCGGCCGGGGGTTCGTGGGCCTGCTGCTGCACGACGCCGGGTATGAGGTGGTGTTCGCCGACGTTGCGGATGCCCTGATCTCCCAGCTCGCCGCGGCGGAGAGCTACAGCGTGCACGAGGTGGGGGAGAACCCTGCAGTGCGCACGGTGGAGAACTTCCGGGCGGTGAACTCTGGCACCCAGGAGGCGCAGCTGATCGAGGAAATTTCGACGGCGGATATCGTCACCACGGCGGTGGGTCCGCACATCCTGAAATTCGTGGCCCCCGCGATTGCCAAGGGAATCGCCGCCCGGGCCAAGGGGCTGCCGCCGCTGCAGGTGATGGCGTGCGAGAACGCCATCAACGCCACGGACATCCTGCGCGAGTCGATCGTCTCGTCCTGGGACGAGGCGGCCGGATCCCTGTCGGACGCGGCCGTGTTTGCCAACACGGCCGTGGACCGGATCGTGCCCAACCAGGAGCCGGGCCAGGGCCTGGACGTGACGGTGGAGACGTTCTACGAATGGGTCATCGATCGCACCCCGTTCGGCGGGGCTGCACCGGTGATTCCGGGCGCCACGTTCGTGGACGAGCTCGGGCCCTACATCGAGCGCAAGCTGTTCACCGTGAACACGGGACACGCGTCCGCGGCGTACTTCGGGTTTGAAGCCGGGTTGGAGAAGATCTCCGACGCGATGGCGGACGAGGACGTTGCGGCCGACGTCCGCGCCGTGCTCGACGAGACCAAGCAGCTGCTCGTGTCCAAGCACGGCTTCAGCTACGACGAGCAGGAGGCCTACGTCCAGAAGATCCTGACCCGCTTCACCAACCCGCACCTGCCGGATACCGTGCACCGCGTGGGCCGTGCGCCGCTGCGCAAGCTCAGCCGGCACGAACGATTCATCGGCCCGGCAGCGGAACTGGCCGAACGCGGGATTGTCCCTGAGGCGCTGCTCGGGGCGATCGCGGCCGCCCTGCGGTTCAACGACCCCGCCGACGCCGAGGCAGTGGAGCTCGGCCAGATCCTGGCCTCGTCCGAGCCGGCGGCGGCCACGGAGCGCATCACCGGGCTGGCGCAGGACCATCCGCTTTTCGCTGCGGTCTGCGGCCTCGTCGAGGAGCGCAAGGCTGAGGACGTCGCCGCCCCGGCTTAATCTGCCTGACCCAACGAAACTGAACACGACAAAAGCGCACGACGGAAACGCACGACGCCGGAACTCAAGGTGAGCTCCGGCGTCGTGCATTTAAAGTCCTGCATTTAAACCTGTGCTGTTCAGACGCTTTCTCAGATCCTGTCGCTTTTCCCCCGACGCGTCCTCAGATCCTGCGGCTTTCCCCCCAACGCGTCCTCACTTGAGGCACGGCAGGCCATGGCTCCTGACGCCAAGTGAGGGAGGGTTGCCCCAAAACCTGCAGGATGTGATCGGGCGTTTGGCGCGGGTTAGCTCGCCTGGAGGCTCTCGGCGGCTGTCTGGACCGCTTCGCGCAGCGGCGTGGTGGGTCGGCCGAGCAGGGCACTGAGGTCTCCGCTGGTGACCAGGAGGTCGCCGCGGGCGATGCCGAGGTCGCTGTCCGCCAGGATGGCCGCGTAGGGCTCCGGCAGCCCGGCCTCCACGAGGACCTGGGTGTACTTCTCTGCCGGCAGATCCGTGTACGTCACCGGCTTGCCGGACACCACGCTGACTGCACCGGCCAGCTCGCTGAGGGTGAAGGCGTCGTCCCCGCCCAGCTCGTAGACCTTGCCCGCCTGGTCGTCCCGGAGCAGCACGGCCGCTGCCGCCGCGGCGTAGTCGGCCCGGGCGGCGGCGCTAACGCGGCCTTCCCCGGCACTGCCGAACACGGTGCCGTACTGGACCTGAACCGGAAGCTGGCCGGTGTAGTTCTCCAGGTACCAGCCGTTGCGGAGCAGGACGAACGGGACGCCGGAGTCCCGGAGGATCTCTTCGGTGGCCAGGTGCTCGGCGGCAAGCTGCATGGCAGTGGTGTCCGCGTTGGCGATGCTCGTGTATCCGATCAGGCCCACGCCAGCCTCCTTGGCTGCGTTGATCGCGTTCCGGTGCTGCTCGACGCGCTGGCCCACCTCGCTGCCTGAAACCAGCAGGACCTTGTCCGCGCCGGCAAAGGCCTCCCGCAGCGATTCCGGCTGGCTGTAGTCGATGCTGCGGACGTGGACACCGCGCCGGCCGAGGTCGGCGATCCTGTCCGCGGTCCGGCCCCCGGCCACGATCTGTTCCGCCGGGAGGCCGCTTTCAAGCAGTGCTTCGACGACGAGGCGGCCCAGCTGGCCGGTGGCTCCAGTAATGACGATGGTCATGATTAGTCCTTTCTGAGGTGACTGTCAGTGGTGCCAACCGCACCCATTCCCGAATACTTCCCAAAAGAGAGTACGCACTTTCAGGTAGGGTACTGTCATGAAGGTAAGTACCGCAGCCAAGGTCCCCGCGTTCCCATTCGCCGACGGGATCTTCCCCGCCGGTTGCCCCAGCCGGACCGTGCTGGACCATGTCACCAGTAAATGGGGCGTGCTGATCCTCGTAGCCCTGTCCGAAGGTCCCCAGCGCTGGAGCGAACTGCGCCGGCGCGCCGAGGGCATCAGCGAGAAGATGCTCGCCCAGACGCTGAAGACCCTTGAAGCCGACGGGTTCGTCCGCCGGGACGCGCAGCCGATCATTCCTCCCAGGGTGGACTACAGCCTGACCGGCCGCGGGGACGAGCTGGCCGCCCTGCTGCTGCCCTTGGTTGCCTGGGTGGCCGAGCATGCCGAGGCGATCGTGAGTCGCCCCGCGAGCTAGGCCCCGGATTCAGGCACCCCTCCGAGTCGGCGTGAGGTCCTGCGTGGTATTGCATTTAGGTAGCCTAACTATTAGGCTATCTAAGTATGGAATCCAAGAATGCCCCGGAACTGCAGGAGCTTGCGCAGGGCTTCCGCGAGGCGCTGCGGCACAGCGTGTATCTGGTCCGTCGCCTCGATGCGGATGGTGAACTCAGCGCCGCCCAGCTGAGCACGCTCAAAATGCTGCTCGTCGACGGTGTCCGGGTGGGCGAGATCGCCAGGAACCTGGGCGTACGGGTGCCCAGCGCCACCGAACAGGTCATCAAGCTCGAGCGGGCAGGACTGGCCCGCCGGGAAGCGGACCCCGACGACTCCCGCGCGGTCCGCGTTGTACTGACCGCCCAAGGCCGCGACGCCGTCGAATCCGCCAACCAGCGCCGGAACGCCGTGATGGCGGGCATTCTCGAATCCCTCACCGACGACGACCGGCACGCCCTGGCGGCCGCCCTTCCGGTCATCGAAAAGATCAACAGCACCCTCCAAAACTGACAAGCGACTCAAAACTGATCCAGCGACACTTAGGAGTTCCCTCCATGGACGGCCAGCTCGCAGACACCCTGCCGGCACCACAATCCACCCTCGAGGCCGAGAAGGCCTCATTCCTCAAGCAGCCCAAGGCGGTCTGGGCCACGGCGCTCGCGGCCGTGTTCGCGTTCATGGGCATCGGCCTGGTGGATCCCATCCTCCCTGCCATCGCCAAGAACCTGGACGCCAGCCCCAGCCAGGTCTCACTGCTCTTCACCAGCTATTTCCTGATCACCGCCGTGGCGATGCTCATCACCGGCTTCATCTCCTCACGGATCGGCGGCAAGCGAACCCTGTTGGCCGGGCTGGCCGTAATCGTGGTCTTCTCCTCGCTCTCCGGCATGTCCGGCAGCGTCAGCGAACTGGTTGGATTCCGGGCCGGATGGGGTCTCGGCAACGCACTCTTCGTGGCCACCGCGCTCGCCGTCATTGTCGGTGTGGCCAGCGGCGGCGCGGGCACGGCCATCATTCTCTATGAGGCCGCCCTTGGCCTGGGCATCTCGCTGGGCCCGCTCCTGGGCGCCCTCCTCGGTGGCTGGCAGTGGCGCGCCCCGTTCTTCGGCACGGCCGCACTGATGGCG contains these protein-coding regions:
- a CDS encoding helix-turn-helix domain-containing protein produces the protein MQQDVEQLVERVALKLGRGLSLEDLDGLLLAYSSNQSHADRVRVNFLLSKRVPLDVKNWQLSHGIATAVRPVVVPANDDLGMLGRVCVPLLVRGFRVGYLWVQLDVEDQSATAILAELPGVRDDLDVLSGLLLDSNTAESEFRRSREREFLAACAGEANAVAAVAGWKEVQDRGPWQLVTVLDADGWMAGPDPIASTLIHRAAALQATIGVDAVLFSAGAETHSVVLFRESTGRASQAQVLVHYQLELAKRSGRSVERIILGTSEGFGRIKDLAEAYRQSKVAALAAAVDPRLGELVDCRATGVYQLLASAGGGAGVWSDASSVNFRALEDHDRNGELLPVLELLYDNDGSVQDVAEKLHLHRSSIYNRLGRIRQLLGVDPLKGMVRLELHAALKARRWASRPRI
- a CDS encoding helix-turn-helix domain-containing protein; its protein translation is MALIAPRVAPALPADDALALQRALDGGTDITVFVDGTVHRLPPQARDAVVDLLARFSRGEAVTVSSVEEMLTTSQAAELAGISHTYLRNMTDRGEIPVEYRGTHRRIRLAAIMSWLEGQKKKQAGS
- a CDS encoding alpha/beta hydrolase, with protein sequence MRLAGGTAVTANGLTGRLYSANVPAATGQPAYVLLHGIGVSHRYLAGLHMELARPEGQNEPPEEQYRPAEGVEAGAAVYSFDLPGFGGTPRPGRQVTVEDYAAFVAAVLEERGVASCIVVGHSMGAQFAVELALQAPGLVARTVLMGPVVDPARRSAAWHALALTRDALFSEPPSANAVVFTDYFRAGMRWYVTELPVMMEYPLDTRIRGVAQPVLVLRGGRDPIARRPWCEQLAAQAPDGAFAEVRGRGHVVQETATEDVARIIRSWAGTAAEGSAAAGGSTA
- the ptsP gene encoding phosphoenolpyruvate--protein phosphotransferase codes for the protein MQNFPGVGVSPGRIIGTIRQMPKPISEPPAGEQLAAGTTPEDATAALKAAAGAVHDELRARADHATGDGKAVLEATALMAKDTMLIKGAAKLIARGTSPQRAIWESGSSVSEMLHNLGGYMAERATDVLDVRARIVAELRGVPAPGIPSSNEPFILVAEDLAPADTATLDPNKVLALVTAGGGPQSHTAIIARSLGLPAVVAAIGVDELPDGTEVYVDGAAGSITANPDDSLRATAEAWAATASLLAEFSGTGSTADGHLVPLLANVGGAKDAQAAAKLGAQGVGLFRTEFCFLERDTEPTVEEQAAAYKGVFDAFPGKKVVLRTLDAGADKPLPFLTDSTEPNPALGVRGYRTDFTTPGVLDRQLEAIAKAEKESEADVWVMAPMISTAEEAARFATMCAEAGIKTPGVMVEVPSAALTADTILREVAFASLGTNDLTQYAMAADRQLGPLAGLNTPWQPAVLRLVGLTVEGSRAEGHNKPVGVCGEAAADPALAVVLTGLGVTTLSMTARSLAAVAAVLKTVTLAEAQELAKLALSAPSAVEARAWVREKLPVLEELGL
- a CDS encoding TetR/AcrR family transcriptional regulator; this encodes MSFDGQLPPKMRLLRAAAELLAKSAGAAVSTRQITQLAGVTAPTLYHHFGDKEGLFDAVVAAGFEEYVAGERDFAPSGQPLVDIRRMWDNHVQFGLNQPELYLVMFGNIRPESRPAIVADAEGLLEEMLNKAAAAGQLNVQPREAARSILAANVGVTLMLIAEPAAERNLELSTMTRDAMIFAVSREQGRDAATEDSGKSSVVVAAIALNAALQASHSDQLTSSELKLFLEWLHRISTSSTG
- a CDS encoding PTS mannitol transporter subunit IICBA gives rise to the protein MATETVAKPKTSARVHVQRFGTFLSGMIMPNIGAFIAWGLITALFIEKGWIPVPALGGFGTNAAGTPNVGLVGPMITYLLPLLIGYTGGKMVYDVRGGVVGAIGTMGVIVGAGIPMFIGAMIMGPLGGWTMKHLDAIWHGKIRPGFEMLVNNFSAGIWGGLLALLGFYGISPLVTAFSTAAGNFVQFLVSNGLLPLTSIFIEPAKVLFLNNAINHGVLTPLGVQQSLEQGKSILFLLEANPGPGFGILLAYMFFGRGAAKASAPGAAIIQFLGGIHEIYFPYVLMRPLLILAAIAGGMTGIATLAVTGAGLVAPAAPGSIFAVFAQTARDSYLGVALSVLLAATVSFLVASVILRTTKHSDEDDLSAATSRMEEMKGKKSSVASTLTGAGTGGGVGVLTGPIRNIVFACDAGMGSSAMGASVLRNKIKAAGFSEVNVTNASIANLNDTYDVVVTHQDLTERAKPATASAVHVSVDNFMNSPRYDEIVELVERSNADGTAAPAAGAATAAAPGVPTAAAGTTGAGATAETAAEPETVAAPSDILVPESVVLTGSASTRDAAIDEAGQLLLARGAVDEDYIRAMHEREESVSTYMGSFLAIPHGTNAAKDHIRKSAVSVIRYPQGIDWNGKQVKFVVGVAGVNNEHLHILSSIAKVFTNKAQVAQLEAATSVEEVLELFGKVNA
- a CDS encoding mannitol-1-phosphate 5-dehydrogenase; translation: MKAVHFGAGNIGRGFVGLLLHDAGYEVVFADVADALISQLAAAESYSVHEVGENPAVRTVENFRAVNSGTQEAQLIEEISTADIVTTAVGPHILKFVAPAIAKGIAARAKGLPPLQVMACENAINATDILRESIVSSWDEAAGSLSDAAVFANTAVDRIVPNQEPGQGLDVTVETFYEWVIDRTPFGGAAPVIPGATFVDELGPYIERKLFTVNTGHASAAYFGFEAGLEKISDAMADEDVAADVRAVLDETKQLLVSKHGFSYDEQEAYVQKILTRFTNPHLPDTVHRVGRAPLRKLSRHERFIGPAAELAERGIVPEALLGAIAAALRFNDPADAEAVELGQILASSEPAAATERITGLAQDHPLFAAVCGLVEERKAEDVAAPA
- a CDS encoding SDR family oxidoreductase; protein product: MTIVITGATGQLGRLVVEALLESGLPAEQIVAGGRTADRIADLGRRGVHVRSIDYSQPESLREAFAGADKVLLVSGSEVGQRVEQHRNAINAAKEAGVGLIGYTSIANADTTAMQLAAEHLATEEILRDSGVPFVLLRNGWYLENYTGQLPVQVQYGTVFGSAGEGRVSAAARADYAAAAAAVLLRDDQAGKVYELGGDDAFTLSELAGAVSVVSGKPVTYTDLPAEKYTQVLVEAGLPEPYAAILADSDLGIARGDLLVTSGDLSALLGRPTTPLREAVQTAAESLQAS
- a CDS encoding helix-turn-helix domain-containing protein produces the protein MKVSTAAKVPAFPFADGIFPAGCPSRTVLDHVTSKWGVLILVALSEGPQRWSELRRRAEGISEKMLAQTLKTLEADGFVRRDAQPIIPPRVDYSLTGRGDELAALLLPLVAWVAEHAEAIVSRPAS